A window of the Bacteroides thetaiotaomicron VPI-5482 genome harbors these coding sequences:
- a CDS encoding glycosyltransferase family 2 protein yields the protein MMNEPQVSFITVCYNGFKDTCELIESLQTHVHSVSYEIIVVDNASREDEATKIKELYSDIVTLRSESNLGFSGGNNLGIRVAKGAYIFLINNDTYVESDGFHYLTERLESQKNIGAVSPKIRFAFPPQNIQFAGFTSLSAITIRNEMTGFGCPDDGTFDTPHTTPYLHGAALMVKREVIEKVGEMPEIFFLYYEEMDWCTQMTNAGYELWYEPRCTVFHKESQSTGQFSKLRTFYMTRNRLLYTRRNRKGAQRLLSILYQSTIAAGKNSLQFAVKGRFDLFAAVWKGVVRSFSVTSPIR from the coding sequence ATGATGAACGAACCTCAAGTCTCCTTTATCACAGTTTGCTACAACGGCTTTAAAGACACTTGCGAATTAATAGAATCGCTGCAAACACATGTACATTCCGTGAGCTATGAAATCATCGTCGTAGACAATGCTTCGCGCGAAGACGAAGCGACTAAAATCAAGGAGCTATATTCCGATATAGTCACCCTGCGGAGCGAGTCTAACCTAGGCTTCTCTGGCGGAAATAATCTGGGGATCAGAGTAGCCAAAGGAGCCTATATCTTTCTGATAAACAATGACACTTATGTTGAATCAGACGGATTCCACTACCTGACAGAGCGACTGGAAAGTCAGAAAAACATCGGAGCCGTCTCTCCGAAGATACGCTTTGCCTTTCCTCCGCAAAACATACAGTTTGCCGGATTCACCTCCCTGTCGGCAATCACTATACGCAACGAAATGACAGGTTTCGGCTGTCCGGACGACGGCACGTTCGACACCCCGCACACGACCCCCTACCTGCATGGGGCGGCACTCATGGTAAAACGTGAAGTCATTGAGAAAGTAGGAGAAATGCCGGAAATATTCTTCCTGTATTATGAAGAAATGGACTGGTGTACACAGATGACAAATGCCGGTTACGAACTATGGTATGAGCCTCGTTGCACCGTCTTCCACAAAGAAAGCCAGAGCACCGGACAGTTCAGCAAGCTACGTACCTTCTACATGACGCGCAACCGTTTGCTCTACACCCGCCGCAACCGGAAAGGTGCTCAACGGCTGCTCTCCATTCTTTATCAATCTACCATAGCTGCCGGAAAAAATAGCCTTCAGTTTGCCGTGAAAGGTCGTTTCGATTTATTTGCCGCAGTATGGAAAGGCGTTGTCAGAAGCTTTTCTGTCACCTCTCCTATCCGATAA
- a CDS encoding O-antigen ligase family protein yields the protein MKMTNDKGKYSQYLTVAGNYFANKGWVHLLLAGGLYILYKMFFRTSLPFFLTISSLPLMTVIFLLIIKYSKQSFYTLFILQFLLAAAYAVTDIPLGVATLMCTLFAVVLLFAYGMHEKIDWSESRNGMLMLFLIWGVYCILEIANPNNVQAAWNISITHYLIYPIVCAVIVPLAIRNIKGIQWLLIIWSLFILLAAAKGYWQKNCGFNEREQYFLYVLGGARTHIIWSGIRYFSFFSDAANFGVHMAMGVSLFGISLFYIKGVWLKIYFIIVIIAAIYGMGISGTRAAIALPIGALGSFIILSRNRKACITGISVLALLFLFFVCTNIGDDNQYIRKMRSAFRPSQDASYQLRVDNRKKMRELMIHKPFGYGIGLSKGDRFYPKERMLYPPDSWLVSVWVETGIIGLVLYLAVHGVLFAWCGWILMFKIMNKRLRGLLTAWLCTAAGFYLAAYANDVMQYPNSIPIYTAFALCFAGPYIDKRMQQSKETELKNEQ from the coding sequence ATGAAGATGACGAATGATAAAGGAAAATACAGTCAATACTTAACAGTAGCCGGTAACTATTTTGCCAATAAAGGATGGGTACATTTACTATTGGCAGGAGGATTGTATATATTATACAAAATGTTCTTTCGTACTTCCCTTCCTTTCTTTCTGACGATTAGTTCATTACCTTTAATGACAGTTATTTTCTTATTAATTATCAAATATTCAAAGCAAAGTTTCTATACACTTTTCATTCTCCAATTCCTGCTGGCAGCAGCTTATGCAGTGACAGACATACCATTGGGAGTAGCAACATTAATGTGTACATTGTTTGCCGTTGTTTTGCTCTTTGCGTACGGAATGCATGAAAAAATTGACTGGTCGGAAAGTCGTAATGGTATGCTTATGCTTTTTCTGATATGGGGAGTTTATTGCATATTAGAGATAGCTAATCCGAACAATGTTCAGGCAGCATGGAATATCTCCATCACCCATTATCTCATATATCCTATTGTATGTGCTGTCATCGTACCGTTAGCAATCCGTAACATCAAGGGGATTCAGTGGCTTCTAATTATATGGTCTCTTTTCATCCTCTTGGCAGCAGCCAAAGGATATTGGCAAAAAAACTGTGGTTTTAATGAACGTGAGCAGTATTTTTTATACGTTTTGGGAGGAGCAAGAACTCATATTATTTGGTCCGGTATTCGTTATTTCTCATTCTTCAGTGATGCAGCGAACTTCGGCGTACACATGGCTATGGGTGTTTCACTTTTTGGAATTTCACTTTTTTATATAAAAGGTGTATGGCTGAAAATCTATTTTATAATTGTCATTATTGCCGCCATTTACGGAATGGGAATTTCTGGAACACGGGCTGCGATAGCTCTGCCTATCGGTGCTTTAGGGAGTTTCATTATTCTTTCACGCAATCGCAAAGCATGTATTACAGGTATTTCAGTTCTTGCCTTGTTATTCTTGTTTTTTGTATGTACCAATATAGGAGATGACAATCAATATATCCGCAAGATGCGTTCTGCATTTCGTCCTAGCCAAGACGCTTCCTATCAATTACGTGTAGACAATCGAAAGAAAATGAGAGAATTGATGATTCACAAGCCTTTTGGATATGGGATAGGGTTATCCAAAGGCGACCGTTTCTATCCCAAAGAACGTATGCTCTATCCACCGGATTCCTGGTTAGTCTCAGTATGGGTAGAAACCGGAATCATCGGTCTAGTTCTCTACCTGGCTGTTCACGGAGTCCTTTTTGCATGGTGCGGATGGATACTGATGTTCAAGATCATGAACAAACGCCTGCGAGGCTTACTTACTGCCTGGCTCTGTACCGCTGCCGGATTCTATCTGGCAGCCTATGCCAACGACGTGATGCAATATCCCAACTCCATCCCCATATACACAGCCTTTGCCCTCTGCTTCGCAGGACCGTACATTGACAAGCGGATGCAGCAAAGTAAAGAAACAGAACTGAAAAACGAACAATAG